In Liquorilactobacillus hordei DSM 19519, the following proteins share a genomic window:
- a CDS encoding AraC family transcriptional regulator: MGTIKIFNTSRNECFSVIILPDNNQKILILWCNIQTISTLGYFRDSFPSISLERLTSYTKVLYFSLFQKIPLIEQPHFISDLAFITEENDDTNNRESDTYHNNYYKERLMLKALEKGILAEFRPRLADFINSGTFGKMASGNELRNSKNILIAATTLFTRAAIKGGIYPESAYALSDRCVQKIERLRKIDSIIDLTQEIGELFVNRVRSAQNFSNSNLIFLIKDYIFKHLNEPVNLSIMSEKLGYSKNYLCSSFKYATNQTIVNYANEQKIREVQSHLVFSNKTITEISGLLGFSDQSYLTKLFKKYLNTTPTEFRKRYHI; this comes from the coding sequence GTGGGCACAATCAAAATTTTTAATACTAGTCGTAATGAATGTTTTAGTGTCATTATTTTACCTGACAATAATCAAAAAATATTAATTCTTTGGTGCAATATCCAAACAATTTCTACCCTTGGTTACTTTCGTGATAGTTTTCCAAGTATTAGTTTAGAACGCCTCACTTCATATACTAAAGTCCTATATTTTAGTCTTTTTCAAAAGATTCCATTAATTGAGCAACCACATTTTATTAGTGACTTGGCATTCATCACAGAAGAGAATGATGACACAAATAATCGAGAATCTGATACCTATCATAATAATTATTATAAAGAAAGATTAATGCTTAAAGCTCTCGAGAAGGGTATTCTTGCAGAATTCCGTCCCCGCTTAGCCGACTTTATCAATAGTGGAACTTTTGGAAAAATGGCTTCTGGAAATGAATTGCGTAATAGCAAAAATATTCTCATCGCAGCTACTACTCTCTTCACACGTGCTGCAATCAAAGGAGGAATTTATCCAGAGTCTGCATATGCATTAAGTGATCGATGCGTACAAAAAATTGAACGTTTAAGAAAAATTGATAGCATTATTGATTTAACACAAGAAATTGGTGAATTATTCGTTAATCGCGTTAGATCCGCGCAAAATTTCTCCAATTCAAATTTAATCTTTTTGATTAAAGACTATATTTTCAAACATTTAAACGAACCTGTTAATTTATCAATCATGTCAGAAAAACTTGGTTACTCAAAAAATTATCTGTGTTCTTCTTTTAAATATGCTACTAATCAGACTATCGTTAACTACGCGAATGAACAAAAAATACGCGAAGTTCAAAGCCACCTAGTGTTTTCTAATAAAACAATTACCGAGATTTCTGGACTATTAGGTTTCTCAGATCAAAGTTACCTAACTAAACTTTTCAAAAAGTATTTAAATACTACTCCTACTGAGTTTCGAAAAAGGTACCATATCTGA
- a CDS encoding ISL3 family transposase — protein MSQDYSIENILQIQDPNIKCISIDNSDPKKQVIHAKLTYSIKRCPLCGQSQVVRFGTNLINVRMPPIKERPVILKLLKQRYLCKRGQHTFSAETSLVKPHCQISEDTKQMIILQLTKDRSITDIAEELNVSPVAVNRVLDSLAIQTKTALLTLPTTLCFDEFRSTGHQMSFIAIDGDTHRLVSVLPNRLNRSIQNHFESNYSLAERRKVKQVVIDFNAQYQSVIHIIFPEAKVIADNFHLVQMGLQALNQTRVQLMHRFTQNSREYRVLKHHWRLFLKTYSGLNQRKPQWFAHLKNWFTQEQLVWQGLELDSTYQHTYFVAHSLVDALRKRDYLKFIKTLNRADKVSPQLETTIKTYRKYLPLIKNMMASNYSNGPLEGVNRKIKQIKRTAYGYRNWSHFYTRIRIEFTIRIKKRKPIRK, from the coding sequence ATGTCCCAAGACTATTCTATCGAAAATATACTTCAAATCCAAGACCCAAATATTAAATGTATCAGTATTGACAATTCTGATCCCAAGAAACAAGTCATTCATGCCAAATTAACTTATTCGATAAAGCGCTGTCCACTTTGTGGCCAATCCCAAGTAGTCCGTTTTGGAACTAATTTGATCAACGTCAGGATGCCACCTATCAAAGAACGACCAGTTATCTTAAAACTGCTTAAACAACGTTATCTGTGCAAAAGAGGGCAACATACTTTTAGTGCTGAAACGTCGCTAGTTAAACCACACTGTCAAATCTCAGAAGATACCAAACAGATGATTATTCTACAGCTTACTAAAGATCGTAGTATTACTGATATTGCAGAGGAATTAAATGTTTCACCAGTGGCAGTTAATCGAGTACTTGATTCATTAGCGATTCAGACTAAGACCGCCTTGCTTACCTTACCAACTACGTTGTGTTTTGATGAATTTCGCTCCACTGGTCATCAGATGAGTTTTATTGCCATTGATGGTGATACACATCGGCTAGTTTCTGTTTTACCTAATCGCCTTAATCGAAGTATCCAAAATCACTTTGAAAGTAACTATTCCTTAGCTGAACGTAGGAAAGTTAAACAAGTAGTTATTGATTTCAATGCACAGTATCAATCCGTAATTCACATAATTTTTCCAGAAGCAAAAGTTATCGCCGATAACTTTCATCTAGTTCAAATGGGACTCCAAGCACTGAACCAGACACGCGTACAGTTAATGCATCGATTCACTCAAAATTCACGAGAATATCGAGTTCTCAAACATCACTGGCGTTTATTTTTAAAAACTTATTCTGGCTTAAATCAACGTAAACCACAATGGTTTGCGCATTTAAAGAACTGGTTCACCCAAGAACAATTAGTCTGGCAAGGTCTTGAGTTAGATTCAACCTACCAACACACTTACTTCGTTGCGCATTCCCTAGTTGATGCCTTAAGAAAGCGTGATTATTTAAAGTTCATTAAAACACTAAATCGAGCTGACAAAGTCAGCCCACAGCTTGAAACTACAATAAAGACCTATCGCAAATATCTACCATTAATTAAAAACATGATGGCAAGCAACTATTCAAATGGCCCACTAGAAGGTGTTAATCGCAAAATCAAACAAATTAAACGCACGGCATACGGCTATAGAAACTGGTCACATTTTTACACCCGGATTAGAATTGAATTTACGATTCGAATAAAAAAAAGAAAACCAATTCGAAAATGA
- a CDS encoding ROK family protein yields MAELWLGTLKNKKNSAAIILGTGVGGGIIINNQLLQGSHFQSGELSFMVNNYQLKGYDKMVWMSCSSVKMIEQIATALNLPDKKDGLAVFEQLNLKNKLAWDIFRRYCRRVAYLILNVQSVIDLSIYAIGGGISAQSLLIETINQQYDEILLELPLIKKTLTRPEIRTARFENNANLYGALYSLLQQEDYIND; encoded by the coding sequence TTGGCTGAGTTATGGTTAGGTACTTTAAAAAATAAAAAAAACTCAGCAGCAATCATTCTTGGAACTGGTGTGGGTGGTGGAATTATCATTAATAATCAGTTACTACAAGGAAGTCATTTTCAATCAGGAGAACTGAGTTTTATGGTTAATAATTATCAACTTAAAGGATATGACAAAATGGTTTGGATGAGTTGTTCATCTGTAAAAATGATTGAACAAATTGCAACTGCATTGAATTTACCAGATAAAAAAGATGGACTAGCTGTTTTTGAACAACTTAATCTGAAAAATAAATTAGCTTGGGATATTTTTAGAAGATATTGTCGCCGGGTTGCTTATCTGATTTTGAACGTTCAAAGTGTCATTGATTTGTCAATCTATGCAATTGGCGGTGGTATAAGTGCGCAATCGCTGTTAATTGAGACAATTAATCAGCAGTATGATGAGATATTATTGGAACTTCCTTTAATAAAAAAAACACTAACGCGACCCGAGATAAGGACGGCTCGGTTTGAAAATAATGCGAATTTATATGGTGCACTGTACAGTTTGTTGCAACAAGAAGATTACATTAATGATTAA
- a CDS encoding methyl-accepting chemotaxis protein, which translates to MPSGYDPRTRPWYKNAIASSGKVVWTAPYKDAETGQIVTTASLALKNASGQVGVLELDLSYNGIIDATADMKIGRTGSVTLVHKSGTVIVSKGKSQKYTFKQGKSIKNQAIFKAIVNTSAEKGILRINNVGKVYFDKGSKKSTDWSFAVVDSNDLNSELNSILVITIIVIVLMLIIAGLYAGYTSKVIKAAVQVYTQHFEAASRGEFSKIRASSEKKGFKLYTQPTKLGKKMSSPDKDGNEFNQISYQYNKMIDSVGKSFAQIQGESKVVADKSVSLLGLSEQTSKATEEVAQAITGIAEVTTSQAQETSASVGQVRDLSDVITTLHDNVKKMNERSSNSSELNQQNLDITDEVANSWQQELANMQELEKSVGNLNQQVKNINKIINVINSISQQTNLLALNASIEAAGAGEAGKGFAVVATEIRRLSDQSKKSTKEISDILGGIQIDSEEMVKKMNISVSGGEHQTELLDQAISSSKAIFSVNQELVQDIQEIEKASGKITKVQLKIEESLENISASTEENSAGAEEVSANSEEVQASMEEFTNHIAELRNTADTLKKVVASFKFEKKSR; encoded by the coding sequence ATGCCAAGTGGGTACGATCCGCGTACACGTCCATGGTATAAAAATGCAATTGCTTCTTCTGGCAAAGTTGTATGGACAGCCCCCTATAAAGATGCAGAGACTGGCCAGATTGTAACAACGGCTTCGCTCGCATTGAAGAATGCTAGTGGTCAAGTGGGAGTACTCGAACTTGACTTGAGTTATAATGGGATTATTGATGCAACTGCAGATATGAAGATTGGTCGAACTGGAAGTGTGACGTTGGTTCATAAGAGTGGGACGGTAATTGTTTCAAAAGGCAAATCTCAAAAATATACATTTAAGCAAGGAAAAAGTATAAAAAATCAGGCTATCTTTAAAGCAATTGTTAATACAAGTGCCGAAAAAGGAATTTTACGGATTAATAATGTGGGTAAGGTTTACTTCGATAAAGGAAGCAAAAAAAGTACTGATTGGAGTTTTGCTGTAGTTGACAGTAATGATTTAAACAGTGAATTGAATTCAATCCTTGTGATTACGATTATTGTTATAGTGTTGATGTTAATCATTGCAGGTCTGTATGCAGGGTACACTTCTAAAGTAATTAAGGCAGCTGTGCAAGTTTATACCCAGCATTTTGAAGCAGCTAGCAGAGGTGAATTTTCTAAAATCAGGGCATCTAGTGAAAAGAAAGGTTTCAAATTGTATACGCAACCGACGAAACTGGGTAAAAAAATGAGTTCCCCTGATAAAGATGGTAATGAGTTCAATCAAATTTCATATCAATATAATAAGATGATAGACTCTGTTGGTAAGTCTTTTGCACAGATACAAGGAGAAAGCAAAGTTGTTGCCGATAAATCAGTTTCTTTGTTGGGATTGTCGGAACAAACAAGCAAAGCTACTGAAGAAGTGGCACAAGCAATTACTGGAATTGCAGAAGTGACGACTTCGCAGGCGCAAGAAACTTCGGCTAGTGTAGGGCAAGTTAGAGATCTATCAGATGTCATTACTACGTTACATGATAATGTCAAGAAGATGAATGAACGTTCATCAAACTCAAGTGAATTAAATCAGCAAAATCTGGATATTACGGACGAAGTTGCAAATAGCTGGCAACAAGAGTTAGCTAATATGCAAGAATTAGAAAAGAGTGTAGGTAATTTAAATCAACAAGTTAAGAACATCAATAAGATTATTAATGTAATTAACAGTATTTCACAACAAACAAATTTATTAGCTCTAAATGCTTCAATTGAAGCTGCAGGAGCAGGTGAAGCTGGGAAAGGTTTTGCTGTGGTTGCAACCGAGATTAGAAGGCTTTCAGATCAAAGTAAGAAGTCGACAAAAGAAATTAGTGATATTTTAGGTGGAATTCAAATAGATTCTGAAGAAATGGTTAAAAAAATGAATATCTCTGTATCTGGCGGTGAACATCAGACTGAATTGCTAGATCAAGCTATCAGTTCTTCGAAAGCTATATTTAGTGTAAATCAAGAGTTGGTTCAAGATATTCAAGAAATTGAAAAGGCTAGTGGAAAAATTACGAAAGTTCAACTGAAGATAGAAGAAAGTTTAGAGAATATTTCTGCATCAACCGAAGAAAACTCGGCAGGTGCTGAAGAAGTTTCGGCTAATTCAGAAGAAGTTCAAGCGTCAATGGAAGAGTTTACTAACCATATTGCAGAATTAAGAAATACGGCTGATACCTTAAAGAAGGTTGTAGCAAGTTTTAAATTCGAAAAAAAGAGCAGATAA
- a CDS encoding IS3-like element IS1163 family transposase (programmed frameshift) — MKRYQDDFKASIVKMHREEKRSIRSLSEEYGVSPAAIHNWVKGAKSVELEDGTEVTSKEFKQLQKENQRLKEELEIFKSCGGVTGKALGRINCLVFIEDQLLRHRLSIILSALKLPRSTYYHWKRYQPSQHERVDNQLKEKIKLIWENNYRAYGYPRITMVLRKSGIRVGSKRILRLMREMEIHSLMNRRFKKPGTHVDHSQRPNLIKHQPNARIWRADITYLELRPGTWVYLSSIYEPKVHQVLAFKIGRQMEAPLVVETINQALECHQKPQYFHSDMGSQYTSNEVETLLERHQISHSYSKQGYPYDNGPIEAFHSLLKREFAFQTTFSNFEDLVIRTSNYISWFNSDRIRTSV, encoded by the exons ATGAAACGATATCAAGATGATTTTAAAGCCAGCATTGTGAAGATGCATCGTGAAGAGAAAAGATCTATTCGCTCGCTTTCCGAGGAATACGGTGTTTCTCCAGCCGCAATTCATAACTGGGTTAAAGGCGCTAAATCAGTTGAGCTAGAAGACGGTACTGAAGTAACGTCCAAAGAATTCAAACAACTTCAAAAGGAAAATCAGCGATTAAAGGAGGAACTTGAAATTT TTAAAAGCTGCGGCGGTGTTACTGGGAAAGCATTAGGACGAATTAATTGCCTTGTCTTCATAGAAGATCAGTTATTGCGACACCGCTTATCAATTATTCTTTCGGCACTGAAATTACCGCGTAGCACCTATTACCATTGGAAAAGATATCAACCTAGTCAACACGAACGTGTTGATAATCAGCTCAAAGAAAAAATTAAATTGATTTGGGAAAATAATTATCGTGCCTATGGTTATCCACGAATAACGATGGTGCTTCGCAAGTCAGGCATCCGTGTTGGGTCAAAACGAATTTTACGATTAATGAGGGAAATGGAGATTCACTCTTTAATGAATCGGCGATTTAAAAAACCTGGCACTCATGTGGATCATTCACAACGCCCCAATTTAATCAAGCACCAGCCCAATGCAAGGATATGGCGTGCTGACATTACTTATTTGGAATTACGTCCAGGAACCTGGGTTTATCTCAGTTCTATTTACGAACCAAAGGTTCATCAAGTTCTTGCTTTCAAGATTGGTCGTCAGATGGAGGCGCCGTTAGTTGTAGAAACGATTAATCAGGCGCTTGAATGTCATCAAAAGCCACAATATTTTCACTCTGACATGGGTTCACAGTACACCAGCAACGAAGTTGAAACTTTACTTGAACGGCATCAGATTAGCCACTCATACTCAAAACAAGGTTATCCTTATGATAATGGGCCAATTGAAGCTTTTCACTCATTGTTGAAGAGAGAGTTTGCCTTTCAAACAACTTTTTCCAATTTTGAGGACTTGGTAATCCGAACCTCAAATTACATCAGTTGGTTTAATTCCGACAGAATTAGAACGAGTGTTTAG